Proteins encoded within one genomic window of Enterococcus haemoperoxidus ATCC BAA-382:
- a CDS encoding YdeI/OmpD-associated family protein, whose translation MEIDNLLPITTRQELRNWLEANSTTKKYCWIIVSIKPEPNKIQYLDAVEEALCFGWIDGIKKKVSDTQTAQRLSPRAKKSPWTELNKERVRRLERLGLMTDQGRNVLPDMSEESFEIDELIIQRLKADMETYETFLTFPELYRRIRIDTIQNYKHQPELFEKRLAKFLENTKAAKMYGAWHDEGRLLE comes from the coding sequence ATGGAAATAGATAATCTACTACCCATAACGACCCGACAAGAATTACGTAACTGGTTAGAAGCAAACAGCACAACCAAAAAATACTGCTGGATCATCGTTAGCATCAAACCAGAACCCAATAAAATCCAATACCTAGATGCGGTAGAAGAAGCCCTTTGTTTCGGTTGGATCGATGGTATCAAAAAGAAAGTCTCTGATACACAAACTGCTCAACGACTTTCACCAAGAGCGAAAAAAAGTCCATGGACAGAGCTAAACAAAGAACGCGTCCGTCGTCTGGAAAGATTAGGCTTAATGACCGATCAAGGTAGAAACGTTTTACCTGATATGTCAGAAGAGTCTTTTGAAATCGATGAACTCATTATACAAAGACTAAAAGCAGACATGGAAACCTATGAAACATTCTTGACCTTCCCAGAATTATATCGGCGTATCCGTATCGACACGATCCAAAACTATAAACATCAGCCAGAGTTATTTGAGAAGCGATTGGCTAAATTTTTGGAAAATACAAAGGCTGCAAAAATGTATGGTGCTTGGCATGATGAAGGCCGATTACTTGAATAA
- a CDS encoding WxL domain-containing protein, which yields MMNKKSILILTFLMFTIATRPVISQATDHSGGAIFEIEKSRSDSSQIQDPEDNKVIVNPGEIPRTEGDLRIDFVPYLNFSTVEMTDDISVLPVNAQLFHDSDKVRGNFIQVTDQREKPSGWTIQLRQETQFKQLMKHGAQLKGATISFDHTWTNSATNSQYSPEVSKEVIQMNHVGETYTIATAKAERGMGTWSIIFGASKENTNKQQPTLFPRINNTGNIIEDPVFKKPSYVNNAVNLTIPKTSENEAGTYSTVLTWIIAELP from the coding sequence ATGATGAATAAAAAATCAATACTTATTCTGACCTTCCTAATGTTTACTATAGCGACGAGACCAGTTATTAGTCAGGCTACAGATCATTCTGGCGGTGCCATTTTTGAAATTGAAAAGTCTAGGTCCGATAGCTCTCAGATCCAAGATCCAGAAGATAATAAAGTAATCGTAAATCCAGGAGAGATTCCTCGGACTGAAGGCGATTTAAGAATCGACTTTGTCCCTTACTTAAACTTTAGTACGGTCGAAATGACAGACGATATAAGTGTGTTACCTGTTAATGCACAATTGTTTCACGATAGTGACAAGGTTCGCGGCAATTTTATTCAAGTAACCGATCAACGTGAAAAACCTAGCGGTTGGACGATTCAATTAAGACAAGAAACACAATTTAAACAACTGATGAAACACGGTGCCCAATTAAAAGGTGCGACCATTTCATTTGATCATACGTGGACGAATTCTGCCACGAACAGTCAATACTCACCAGAAGTATCAAAAGAAGTGATTCAAATGAATCATGTCGGTGAGACCTATACAATAGCGACTGCAAAAGCTGAACGGGGCATGGGAACTTGGAGTATCATTTTTGGTGCGTCAAAAGAAAATACAAATAAGCAACAACCAACCTTATTTCCCCGCATCAACAATACTGGCAACATAATCGAAGATCCAGTATTCAAGAAACCTAGCTATGTAAATAATGCAGTCAATTTAACCATTCCCAAAACTTCTGAAAACGAAGCGGGAACATACTCAACGGTGTTAACTTGGATAATAGCCGAGTTGCCATAA
- a CDS encoding DUF916 and DUF3324 domain-containing protein encodes MKKRNAFLLICLFYIVSMIVTTEKTYATEAIATPYTYTVVKPENQEGDVGYFNLRMTPGKKQKIQIELKNDVDKEVTVGVEISQAKTNSNGVIEFGPSPIKDDSSLKFDLKKMVTGPEKVVLPPNQKEVLELTIDMPATSYDGILTGGIHLKVIPTKEEEEEKKKQKGVINEYAYLIGLVLKETDTPIEPELELNNVYPGLSNYRNAIFINYSNIQPDFVNDMDVEAQVMKEDSSEILYETKKIKMRMAPNSMIDFPILMNSEKMEPGVYNAHVLVSNQEKKWEWTKKFKITKEEADKYNAQDVTLIQERGIDWGLIGLIVSGIIAVFVIIFFIVRVINNSKKKKRKKSKKNS; translated from the coding sequence ATGAAAAAAAGAAACGCATTTTTATTAATCTGTTTATTTTACATAGTTAGTATGATTGTGACAACAGAGAAAACATATGCTACCGAAGCAATCGCCACGCCCTATACTTACACAGTAGTCAAACCAGAAAATCAAGAAGGAGACGTTGGGTATTTTAACTTAAGAATGACACCAGGGAAAAAACAAAAAATTCAAATAGAATTGAAAAATGATGTAGATAAAGAAGTCACTGTTGGTGTCGAAATCAGCCAAGCAAAAACAAATTCAAATGGTGTGATTGAATTTGGCCCAAGCCCAATTAAAGACGATTCCTCACTGAAATTTGACTTGAAAAAAATGGTGACAGGGCCTGAGAAAGTTGTCCTTCCACCGAATCAAAAAGAGGTATTAGAATTAACCATCGATATGCCTGCAACAAGTTATGACGGTATTTTAACTGGTGGGATTCACTTGAAAGTGATCCCGACCAAAGAAGAAGAAGAGGAAAAAAAGAAACAAAAAGGGGTTATCAATGAGTATGCTTATCTGATTGGTTTAGTGTTAAAAGAAACAGATACACCAATCGAACCAGAATTAGAACTGAATAACGTTTATCCAGGATTATCTAACTATCGTAATGCTATATTTATTAACTATTCAAATATACAGCCAGATTTTGTCAATGATATGGATGTAGAAGCCCAAGTGATGAAAGAGGATTCCAGTGAAATTTTGTATGAAACCAAGAAAATCAAAATGAGGATGGCTCCTAATTCGATGATTGATTTTCCTATTCTAATGAATTCTGAAAAAATGGAACCCGGTGTTTACAATGCTCATGTCCTTGTAAGCAATCAAGAAAAAAAATGGGAATGGACGAAAAAATTTAAAATCACAAAAGAAGAAGCCGATAAATATAACGCGCAAGATGTGACCTTGATTCAAGAAAGAGGGATCGATTGGGGATTGATCGGTTTGATTGTTTCTGGAATTATAGCTGTTTTTGTCATCATTTTCTTCATTGTTCGAGTAATCAACAACAGTAAGAAAAAGAAAAGAAAGAAAAGTAAAAAAAATAGCTGA
- a CDS encoding WxL domain-containing protein, with protein sequence MKFTHKLCGTILLAALTTAAATGTVVAAEPDSTMDGNVGKVEFTDATYEEETDNPVPDTEEKDPEKQPNGKFLIRKVTPLDFGKAEASATKEITSFAKTYVPAGNPKAESANYIRFKDDRQVDDHTYQLTAKVTKQFEFKDGETLRKLDNATITYGHQRLLDAAENGIQNPGESGLHHDAVVKFGESTPIFTNTGAKGRGDYFIAFGKLGDEAKPGNQAVKLTVPSGTDVRTGTYQATVTWTLSETPLK encoded by the coding sequence ATGAAATTCACACACAAATTATGCGGAACGATCTTACTAGCAGCGTTAACAACAGCGGCAGCAACAGGGACAGTGGTAGCAGCTGAACCAGACAGTACAATGGACGGAAATGTTGGTAAAGTTGAGTTTACAGATGCAACGTATGAGGAAGAAACGGATAATCCAGTACCTGATACAGAGGAAAAAGATCCTGAAAAACAACCAAACGGGAAATTCTTGATTCGTAAAGTGACACCATTAGATTTTGGTAAAGCAGAAGCAAGTGCGACCAAAGAAATTACGTCATTTGCCAAAACATATGTACCTGCTGGAAATCCTAAAGCAGAATCTGCTAACTATATTCGTTTTAAAGATGATCGCCAAGTAGATGATCACACATACCAATTAACAGCTAAAGTAACAAAGCAATTTGAATTCAAAGACGGCGAAACACTAAGAAAATTAGACAATGCAACGATCACTTATGGTCACCAACGTCTACTTGATGCTGCTGAAAATGGTATCCAAAATCCAGGAGAATCTGGATTGCACCACGATGCAGTAGTGAAATTCGGCGAGTCTACACCAATTTTCACTAATACTGGGGCAAAAGGTCGAGGAGACTACTTTATCGCTTTCGGTAAATTAGGTGACGAGGCTAAACCAGGTAACCAAGCAGTCAAATTAACGGTTCCATCTGGTACAGATGTCCGTACAGGAACGTATCAAGCAACCGTTACTTGGACACTTTCAGAAACACCATTAAAATAA
- the lepB gene encoding signal peptidase I produces the protein MIELGITTVISLLLISFFRIVVFTVPRVNGYSMTMTLNEGDRLVVNKLASIKRYDLIYFIHPFTKEKVIQRVIGLQGESLYYQNDQLFINGEMKNERFLATSITQAAKENHMYTNDFTLLEKTGESMVPKDSYFVMVDNRMYETDSRKFGFIQVNDVIGVVKLKWFPLHQMQKF, from the coding sequence TTGATAGAGCTAGGTATTACGACCGTTATTAGTTTACTTCTAATTAGCTTTTTTCGAATAGTCGTGTTCACCGTTCCTAGGGTCAATGGCTACAGTATGACAATGACGTTAAATGAAGGGGATCGGCTTGTTGTAAATAAGTTAGCCTCTATAAAGAGGTATGATCTGATTTATTTTATTCATCCATTTACCAAAGAAAAAGTAATTCAACGTGTGATCGGATTACAAGGAGAGTCATTATACTATCAAAATGATCAATTATTTATCAATGGAGAAATGAAAAATGAGCGCTTTTTAGCAACCTCGATTACCCAAGCGGCGAAAGAAAATCACATGTATACTAATGACTTTACACTGTTGGAAAAGACAGGAGAATCTATGGTGCCAAAAGATAGTTATTTTGTGATGGTAGACAATCGAATGTATGAAACAGATAGTCGGAAATTTGGTTTCATACAAGTAAACGATGTTATCGGGGTCGTAAAATTGAAATGGTTCCCACTCCATCAAATGCAAAAATTTTAA
- a CDS encoding LPXTG cell wall anchor domain-containing protein, with amino-acid sequence MKNRKGICLFITSILFSMMLFILPMKSLGSEGAVQTKGEVTLINGTTATSGSPTSTTKDASLPNTKGQSQKPIGRLPSTGELVQKSLTISGILILLIFLTAYFLRKKNKQSERKKGRIDDE; translated from the coding sequence ATGAAAAATAGAAAAGGAATTTGTCTTTTCATCACCTCTATTCTATTCAGTATGATGCTGTTCATTCTTCCGATGAAAAGTCTTGGAAGTGAAGGTGCCGTTCAGACTAAGGGGGAAGTAACGTTAATTAATGGAACGACGGCAACAAGTGGAAGTCCTACCTCAACAACAAAAGACGCATCACTACCCAATACCAAAGGACAGAGTCAAAAACCAATCGGGCGATTGCCTTCTACAGGTGAGTTGGTACAGAAAAGTTTAACCATTAGTGGAATACTAATATTGTTGATTTTTTTGACGGCTTATTTTTTAAGAAAGAAAAATAAGCAAAGTGAACGCAAGAAAGGAAGGATAGATGATGAATAA